A region of Cheilinus undulatus linkage group 10, ASM1832078v1, whole genome shotgun sequence DNA encodes the following proteins:
- the LOC121516657 gene encoding zinc finger and BTB domain-containing protein 5-like: MDFPGHFQHIFKQLNHQRLHAQLCDCVVMVGSQSFQAHRSILAACSSHFRALLSSSDSGEDTGVAGGADTGGTECPSVMKLDPEVVTPEAFSTLLEMIYTSTLSLGASNVMDVLLAASHLHLNAVVKACKLHLSRKNFPASPPKGWRSLQQNASSKAERMLLLQQLSSGMEDGDDDEDAVVEVSQSGGVENQRVRVNVTNEQSTTLSRYKRKSDEDRLSGRKRSCRLMEGNYKECSPTVTRSTTGTEDGGEEFLSPSDRLWEDEEEEVEEKYEAKKGESEEIQLPSQSDSSTGGVGFWKKGGDTDGVVKIKVGDEGEEEGEDSKMLKIEVKKENLCSYPSDLDTVANSSPSPLKDYSANLDISLNDGKTDATCPSKADVSSLQSQLCTDLQPDAPREDEDLGEEPVDSEGLDSLSELAFSCFLNPSAESVMGALEEEDSLASLTAAATAAAAAASDSTVASGDLCQNSEETNTSSAQSSDLSSPSIVFPVTSVPLQQLLPTQGPSFSDTLILQPTQNPLTGFLSGIRPSLSLESSGLLRAGKSSGPTTFRRIAPKVPPGSEAGTEISPSDERPSLTRASDDVMSKCKKAAAEDHVLLVEGEKKYACKICCKTFMNLTDCKKHIRVHTGEKPYPCPKCGKRFSQSSHLYKHSKNTCLNWKDDQSFPDSLL; the protein is encoded by the coding sequence ATGGACTTCCCCGGTCACTTCCAGCATATTTTTAAGCAGCTCAATCATCAGCGCCTCCATGCACAGCTGTGTGACTGTGTGGTAATGGTGGGATCCCAAAGCTTCCAAGCTCACCGCTCCATCCTGGCAGCATGCAGCTCCCACTTCAGGGCTCTACTGAGCTCCAGTGACAGTGGGGAGGACACTGGTGTAGCAGGGGGAGCTGACACAGGTGGAACTGAATGCCCAAGTGTAATGAAATTAGATCCAGAGGTGGTGACCCCAGAGGCTTTCTCCACACTGCTAGAGATGATTTACACCTCCACCCTTTCTTTAGGGGCCTCAAATGTAATGGATGTGCTGCTGGCTGCATCGCACCTGCACCTTAATGCTGTGGTAAAAGCCTGTAAGCTCCACCTGTCCAGGAAAAACTTCCCCGCATCACCTCCTAAAGGGTGGAGGTCTTTGCAGCAGAATGCATCCTCCAAAGCAGAAAGGATGTTGTTGCTTCAGCAGCTCTCATCAGGCATGGAGGACGGAGACGATGACGAGGATGCAGTAGTTGAAGTTAGTCAGTCTGGTGGGGTTGAAAATCAGAGGGTGAGAGTGAATGTAACCAATGAACAGAGCACCACACTATCAAGGTACAAGAGGAAGTCAGATGAGGACAGGCTGAGTGGTAGGAAGAGATCCTGCAGGCTAATGGAGGGAAACTACAAAGAGTGTTCACCCACTGTGACTAGAAGTACCACTGGCACagaagatggaggagaggagttTCTGTCACCTTCTGACAGACTCTGGGAGGACGAAGAGGAGGAAGTTGAGGAGAAGTATGAAGCTAAAAAGGGAGAATCCGAGGAGATTCAACTGCCGAGCCAGTCGGACAGCAGCACAGGAGGTGTAGGTTTTTGGAAGAAGGGTGGAGACACAGATGGAGTGGTCAAAATAAAGGTGGGAGATGAaggggaggaagagggagaggacTCAAAGATGCTAAAGATTGAAGTGAAAAAGGAGAATCTGTGCTCATATCCCTCAGATTTGGACACAGTAGCAAACAGTTCTCCTTCTCCTCTAAAAGACTACTCTGCTAACTTGGATATATCACTAAATGACGGGAAAACAGACGCCACCTGCCCATCAAAAGCTGATGTTAGCTCGTTACAGTCTCAGTTGTGTACAGATCTTCAACCTGATGCTCCGAGAGAGGATGAAGATTTAGGTGAGGAGCCAGTGGATAGTGAAGGCCTTGACAGCCTGTCAGAACTTGCTTTTTCCTGCTTCCTTAATCCCAGTGCTGAAAGTGTAATGGGCGCTCTGGAAGAAGAAGATAGTCTTGCTAGcctcactgctgctgctactgctgctgctgcagctgccaGTGACTCCACTGTAGCTTCTGGAGATTTATGTCAAAACTCAGAAGAAACAAACACCTCCTCTGCTCAGTCATCTGATCTCTCCTCCCCCTCTATTGTTTTCCCTGTAACCTCTGTCCCCTTGCAGCAGCTTCTCCCGACTCAAGGCCCAAGTTTCAGTGACACCCTTATCCTCCAGCCCACCCAGAACCCTCTCACAGGTTTTCTGAGTGGCATCAGACCAAGCCTCAGTTTGGAAAGCTCAGGGCTCCTGAGGGCTGGGAAAAGCTCAGGGCCAACAACTTTCCGTCGCATTGCCCCCAAAGTCCCACCTGGGTCTGAAGCTGGCACCGAAATATCTCCTTCAGATGAGCGTCCATCTCTAACCAGAGCTTCAGACGACGTTATGTCCAAGTGCAAGAAAGCAGCAGCTGAAGACCACGTGCTGTTAGTAGAAGGGGAGAAGAAATACGCCTGTAAGATTTGCTGCAAGACCTTCATGAACCTGACTGACTGTAAGAAGCACATCAGAGTGCACACGGGGGAAAAGCCTTATCCCTGCCCCAAGTGTGGGAAACGCTTCAGCCAGTCCTCACATCTGTATAAACATTCAAAAAACACCTGTTTGAACTGGAAGGATGACCAGTCATTCCCAGACTCCCTGCTGTGA
- the grhpra gene encoding glyoxylate reductase/hydroxypyruvate reductase, with protein sequence MHRVGKLMKVFITRRIPPEGMKILTSAADVCEVSLWDSEEPVPRTELIKGVQGAHGILCMLSDKIDAELLDAAGPNLKVISTMSVGFDHLVLDEIKKRGIRVGYTPDVLTDATAELTVALLLATSRRLLEGVEAVKNGGWTSWKPLMLCGYGLSGSTVGVIGLGRIGMAIARRLMPFGVKRLLYSGRAAKAYAAEVNGEFVSLDTLVSESDFIVVSCSLTPETQGMCDKAFFSKMKNTAVFINSSRGAVVNQEDLYEALTSSQIAAAGLDVTTPEPLPTNHPLLTLKNCVVLPHIGSATYSTRGVMAALSVQNLLGGLQGTEMPSELTF encoded by the exons ATGCACAGAGTTGGGAAACTTATGAAGGTTTTCATAACGAGACGCATCCCACCGGAGGGGATGAAGATCCTGACATCTGCAGCGGATGT ATGTGAGGTGTCTCTGTGGGACTCAGAAGAACCTGTGCCGAGGACAGAGCTGATCAAAGGTGTTCAGGGTGCTCATGGTATCCTGTGTATGCTGTCAGACAAGATCGATGCAGAGCTTCTGGATGCTGCAG GACCAAACCTAAAAGTCATCAGCACCATGTCTGTAGGATTTGACCACTTGGTTCTTGATGAAATCAAAAAACG GGGCATACGTGTTGGATACACTCCAGACGTCCTGACTGATGCCACAGCTGAACTTACTGTAGCTCTGCTGCTGGCTACCTCACGCAGATTACTCGAGGGAGTGGAGGCGGTCAAAAA TGGTGGCTGGACCTCCTGGAAGCCTCTCATGCTGTGTGGTTACGGCCTCTCTGGCAGCACCGTGGGAGTCATCGGACTGGGACGCATTG GAATGGCCATTGCTCGCAGACTCATGCCATTTGGAGTAAAGAGGCTGCTGTACTCTGGGAGAGCAGCCAAGGCTTATGCTGCGGAGGTTAATGGAGAGTTTG tttccTTAGACACACTTGTCTCAGAGAGTGACTTCATTGTAGTCTCCTGCTCTCTGACACCAGAAACCCAGGGCATGTGTGACAAGGCCTTCTTCAGCAAGATGAAAAACACAGCAGTCTTCATCAACTCAAGCAG GGGAGCTGTAGTGAACCAGGAGGACCTGTATGAGGCATTGACCAGCAGTCAAATCGCTGCAGCTGGACTGGATGTCACAACACCTGAGCCACTCCCAACCAACCACCCTCTTCTTACTCTGAAAAACTGTG TGGTGTTGCCACACATCGGCAGTGCAACCTACTCCACGAGAGGCGTCATGGCAGCTTTGTCAGTTCAAAACCTGCTGGGAGGTTTACAGGGTACAGAGATGCCAAGTGAACTCACCTTCTAG
- the tomm5 gene encoding mitochondrial import receptor subunit TOM5 homolog, with protein sequence MFKLEGLGPKMDPEEMKKKMRQDVISSLRNFLIYVALLRATPYVLKKLDSI encoded by the exons ATGTTTAAACTGGAAGGACTCGGACCTAAAATGGACCCAGAGGAGATGAAGAAAAAGATGAGACAAGATGTCATTTCGTCTCTACGAAACTTCCTTATTTACGTCGCCCTTCTCAGAGCCA CTCCATATGTGTTAAAGAAGCTGGACAGTATATGA